From the genome of Streptococcus lutetiensis, one region includes:
- a CDS encoding DUF4059 family protein — translation MFLEIFSLYIQGLFLSIISIFLVGVFWNFWRARRKYDKTAKERQAFLYDILMISIMVIPVLSFAFMAILLMFKA, via the coding sequence ATGTTTTTAGAAATTTTTAGTCTCTATATTCAGGGATTATTTTTATCAATTATCAGTATTTTTTTAGTTGGTGTTTTTTGGAATTTTTGGCGAGCTAGACGCAAATATGATAAAACAGCCAAAGAACGCCAAGCTTTTTTGTATGATATTTTGATGATATCTATTATGGTTATTCCAGTTCTTTCTTTTGCTTTTATGGCCATTTTATTGATGTTTAAAGCATAA
- the trxB gene encoding thioredoxin-disulfide reductase — translation MYDTLIIGSGPAGMTAGLYAARANLKVGIIEQGAPGGQMNNTSEIENYPGYDHISGPELSMKMHAPLEKFGVENIYGIVKSIEDAGDVKRVITEDATYEAKTIILATGAKNRALGVAGEEEYTSRGVSYCAVCDGAFFRNQDLLVIGGGDSAVEEAGYLTQFAKSVTIIHRRDELRAQKILQDRAFANEKINFIWDSVVKEIKGNDIKVSGVVVENVKTGEISEHEFGGIFIYVGVDPVSKMIEGLGITDEAGWVITDDHMKTAIPGIFAIGDVRKKELRQITTAVGDGAIAGQGVYQYIENMK, via the coding sequence ATGTACGATACATTAATTATTGGTTCAGGTCCTGCAGGGATGACTGCTGGGCTTTATGCCGCACGTGCTAACTTGAAAGTTGGTATTATTGAACAAGGTGCTCCTGGTGGGCAAATGAATAATACATCAGAAATTGAAAACTACCCAGGTTACGATCACATTTCTGGACCAGAATTGTCGATGAAAATGCACGCACCGCTTGAAAAATTTGGTGTTGAAAATATTTATGGTATCGTCAAAAGCATTGAAGATGCTGGCGATGTTAAACGCGTCATCACTGAAGATGCTACTTATGAAGCTAAGACAATTATTTTGGCGACTGGTGCTAAGAACCGTGCCCTTGGCGTAGCTGGTGAAGAAGAGTATACAAGCCGCGGGGTGTCATACTGTGCAGTTTGTGATGGAGCTTTCTTCCGTAACCAAGACTTATTAGTTATCGGTGGTGGTGACTCAGCTGTTGAAGAAGCTGGTTATCTAACACAATTTGCAAAATCAGTAACAATTATTCACCGTCGTGATGAATTGCGCGCTCAAAAGATTTTGCAAGACCGTGCCTTTGCTAACGAGAAAATCAATTTCATCTGGGATTCTGTTGTAAAAGAAATCAAAGGAAATGATATCAAGGTTTCAGGTGTTGTTGTGGAAAATGTTAAAACTGGTGAAATCAGTGAACATGAGTTTGGTGGTATTTTCATCTACGTTGGTGTTGACCCAGTTTCAAAAATGATTGAAGGACTTGGTATTACAGATGAGGCTGGTTGGGTTATTACAGATGACCACATGAAGACAGCTATTCCAGGTATCTTTGCTATCGGTGATGTGCGTAAGAAAGAACTCCGTCAAATCACAACAGCAGTTGGTGATGGCGCTATTGCTGGACAAGGTGTTTACCAATATATCGAAAATATGAAATAA
- the pbp2x gene encoding penicillin-binding protein PBP2X: MKKLMNRFLDYVVKDRRTPDKNRERVGQNLMILAVFLFFVFIINFAIIVGTDTKFGHNLSSEASDVYQQTVTVQAKRGTIYDRNGVALAEDSTTYSVYAIISKSYVSTTGEKLYVKKSQYDKVAEILNAQIGIDKDEVLKQLNQSGLFQVSFGSSGSGLSYSKKSEIETAMKDAGIKGIGFESTPGRMYPNGVFASQFLGLAQLKENKDGKTSSLVGTSGLEASLNDVLSGTDGKVTYQKDKNGNLLLGTETTVKRAIDGKDVYTTLSEPLQSYLESQMDIFQNDAQGKYASATVINAKTGEILATTQRPTYNAQTMEGYNEDNLKTWNTLLYQSYYEPGSTMKVMTLASAIDDGVFTPNEVISTINGITVADTKINDWNVNEGNTSVQYMTYAQGFAWSSNVAMTSLEQKMGNDKWLNYLSKFKFGYPTRFGMVNEGSGLLPSDNEVTIAMSAFGQGIGVTQIQMLRAFSAISNKGVMLEPQFISQIYDPNNNTARKASAEVSGKPVSENAANQTLDYMVTVGTDSQYGTLYDSTEGAPVIQVGDYSVAVKSGTAQIAASAEEGGGYLTGDNDYINSVVAMVPSDDPDFIMYVTLQQPTTTFKRSFWKDVVNPVLERAMMIKDTLASTAVTGTDTETKYQLKDYIGKTPGDTAQELRNNLVQPVVVGSGSKIKKMSKKVGSNLSQNEQVLLWTGKLKTMPDMYGWTKENVEKFAKWTGIEVTIKGSGSKVTKQSVDTGKDIDKVKKIKITLGD, from the coding sequence ATGAAAAAATTAATGAATCGTTTTTTAGACTATGTAGTGAAGGACAGACGCACACCCGATAAGAATCGCGAGCGTGTTGGTCAGAATCTTATGATTCTGGCAGTCTTCCTTTTCTTTGTGTTTATTATCAATTTTGCTATTATTGTTGGGACAGATACAAAATTTGGTCATAATTTATCAAGCGAAGCATCAGATGTTTATCAGCAAACTGTGACTGTACAAGCAAAGCGTGGAACGATTTATGACCGAAATGGAGTTGCTCTTGCTGAAGATTCAACAACATATAGTGTTTATGCTATTATTTCGAAATCTTATGTGTCAACAACTGGTGAAAAACTCTACGTTAAAAAATCTCAATATGATAAAGTTGCTGAGATTTTGAATGCCCAAATCGGTATTGATAAAGACGAAGTCTTAAAACAATTGAATCAAAGTGGGCTTTTCCAAGTGTCATTTGGAAGTTCAGGGTCTGGTTTATCATACAGTAAGAAATCAGAAATTGAAACAGCTATGAAGGACGCTGGAATTAAAGGAATTGGATTTGAATCAACACCTGGACGTATGTATCCAAATGGTGTCTTTGCTTCGCAATTCTTAGGACTTGCCCAACTAAAAGAAAATAAAGATGGTAAAACATCAAGTCTTGTCGGGACATCAGGTTTAGAAGCCTCATTAAATGATGTCCTATCAGGGACAGACGGAAAAGTAACATACCAAAAAGATAAAAATGGTAACTTGTTACTCGGTACAGAAACAACTGTTAAACGAGCTATTGACGGAAAAGATGTCTACACAACACTTTCTGAACCATTGCAATCTTATCTTGAGTCACAAATGGATATTTTCCAAAATGATGCTCAAGGTAAATACGCTAGTGCGACAGTGATTAATGCTAAAACAGGTGAAATCTTAGCAACCACACAACGTCCAACTTACAATGCACAGACAATGGAAGGTTACAATGAAGATAACCTTAAAACATGGAATACCCTTCTATATCAAAGTTATTATGAACCAGGATCAACCATGAAAGTAATGACACTTGCCTCAGCTATCGATGATGGTGTTTTTACGCCAAATGAAGTGATTTCAACAATCAATGGTATTACAGTTGCTGATACGAAAATCAATGACTGGAACGTCAATGAGGGTAATACTTCGGTTCAGTATATGACGTACGCTCAAGGGTTTGCTTGGTCAAGTAACGTTGCCATGACAAGTCTTGAACAAAAGATGGGTAACGATAAGTGGCTAAACTACTTGTCTAAGTTTAAATTTGGTTATCCAACACGTTTTGGAATGGTCAATGAAGGTAGCGGTTTGTTGCCATCAGACAATGAAGTAACCATTGCTATGAGTGCTTTCGGTCAAGGTATTGGTGTGACACAAATTCAAATGCTTCGTGCTTTTTCTGCGATTTCTAATAAAGGGGTTATGCTTGAACCACAATTTATTAGTCAAATCTACGACCCAAATAATAATACAGCCCGTAAAGCATCAGCTGAAGTCTCTGGTAAACCGGTCTCAGAAAATGCTGCCAACCAAACACTTGATTACATGGTAACGGTTGGTACAGATTCACAGTATGGTACCTTGTATGATAGCACAGAAGGGGCACCGGTTATTCAAGTCGGTGATTATTCAGTTGCTGTCAAATCTGGTACAGCCCAAATTGCCGCATCTGCGGAAGAGGGCGGAGGATATTTGACTGGTGATAATGACTATATCAACTCAGTTGTTGCTATGGTGCCATCAGATGATCCTGACTTTATCATGTATGTTACCCTTCAACAACCAACAACGACTTTCAAACGTTCTTTCTGGAAAGACGTGGTTAATCCTGTTCTTGAACGTGCTATGATGATTAAGGATACTTTGGCAAGTACAGCCGTGACTGGTACAGATACAGAAACTAAATACCAATTGAAAGATTACATCGGAAAAACACCTGGTGACACTGCTCAGGAACTTCGTAATAATCTTGTTCAACCAGTTGTTGTTGGGTCAGGTAGCAAAATCAAGAAAATGTCTAAAAAAGTCGGTAGTAACCTTTCACAAAATGAACAAGTGCTACTTTGGACAGGAAAATTAAAAACAATGCCAGATATGTATGGCTGGACGAAAGAAAATGTTGAAAAATTTGCGAAGTGGACTGGAATCGAAGTAACCATTAAAGGCTCTGGTTCAAAAGTCACTAAGCAAAGTGTTGATACCGGAAAAGATATTGACAAAGTCAAAAAAATTAAAATTACTCTAGGAGACTAA
- a CDS encoding transporter substrate-binding domain-containing protein, with amino-acid sequence MKKTNILTVAFLAVVTLVLSACSTQTQSGVKKVIKVATDSDTAPFTYKENKAFKGYDIGVVKAIFKDSKEYKVEFVTTAFDSILTGVDADRYQIAANDFNYNEERSQKYLFSDPISHSNYAITSAKGTSYDSLDDLSGKKTEVISGSNYAQVLEKWNKNNPDKEPIEIKYAASSTGLTTRVQHIENGTIDFILYDAISSNYLIEDQGFNLTVTNVKGKVGGENDGLEYLLFADTSDGKALQKFVNKRLKSLKEDGTLAELSQTYFGGDFVSSVKS; translated from the coding sequence ATGAAAAAGACAAATATTTTGACAGTAGCCTTTTTAGCGGTAGTTACTTTGGTGCTTTCGGCTTGCTCAACTCAAACGCAATCTGGTGTTAAAAAGGTCATTAAAGTGGCGACTGATTCAGACACAGCACCATTTACTTATAAGGAAAATAAAGCCTTTAAAGGTTATGATATCGGTGTGGTAAAAGCTATTTTCAAGGACTCAAAGGAATACAAAGTGGAGTTTGTGACAACAGCTTTTGATTCTATTTTGACGGGTGTGGATGCAGACCGCTATCAAATTGCGGCAAATGATTTTAATTACAATGAAGAGCGTTCACAAAAATACCTTTTCTCAGATCCAATTTCACACTCAAATTATGCGATTACGAGTGCTAAAGGGACAAGCTATGATAGTTTAGATGATTTATCAGGTAAAAAAACAGAAGTCATTTCAGGGTCAAATTACGCGCAAGTTTTGGAAAAATGGAACAAGAATAATCCAGATAAAGAACCGATTGAAATCAAGTATGCTGCAAGCTCAACTGGTTTAACGACACGTGTTCAACACATTGAAAATGGAACGATTGATTTTATTCTTTACGATGCCATTTCATCAAATTATTTGATTGAAGACCAAGGCTTTAATTTAACAGTAACTAATGTTAAAGGTAAAGTTGGTGGTGAAAATGATGGGTTAGAATACCTTTTGTTTGCTGATACTAGTGATGGTAAAGCATTACAAAAATTTGTTAATAAGCGTTTAAAAAGCTTAAAAGAAGACGGAACATTAGCTGAATTAAGTCAAACTTACTTTGGTGGAGATTTTGTCTCATCTGTTAAATCTTAA
- a CDS encoding amino acid ABC transporter permease, whose protein sequence is MSFTILATGLSWYDKLVEKIPEGRLFSWRAVFDAIPDLLEHLPTTLGLTLAGAFFGLILALVFAIVKINRPKVLYPIQAVFVSFLRGTPILVQLMLTYYGIPLFLKFLKLKYGFDLNINAIPASVFAVTAFAFNEAAYTSETIRAAIQAVNVGEIEAARSLGMTSFQVYRRVIIPNAAVIATPTLINSLIGLTKGTSLAFNAGIVEMFAQAQILGGSDYRYFERYISVALVYWIISIIIEQIGRLIEKKMAIETPKISQDTITGDIR, encoded by the coding sequence ATGTCTTTTACAATACTTGCAACTGGCTTATCTTGGTATGATAAGTTAGTTGAAAAAATACCTGAGGGTCGGCTCTTTAGCTGGCGTGCGGTTTTTGATGCCATTCCTGATTTGCTGGAACATTTGCCGACAACTCTTGGATTGACTTTAGCAGGTGCTTTCTTTGGTTTGATTTTAGCTTTAGTCTTTGCTATTGTGAAAATCAATCGTCCTAAAGTTTTGTATCCTATTCAAGCTGTTTTTGTCAGTTTTTTACGTGGAACACCGATTTTGGTTCAGTTGATGCTGACTTATTACGGCATTCCACTCTTTTTAAAATTTCTTAAACTAAAATACGGATTTGACTTGAATATTAATGCCATTCCTGCCTCAGTCTTTGCAGTGACAGCTTTTGCTTTTAATGAAGCTGCCTACACCAGTGAGACCATTCGTGCGGCCATTCAAGCTGTAAATGTTGGCGAAATCGAAGCTGCGCGTAGTCTTGGAATGACTTCGTTTCAAGTTTATCGCCGTGTGATTATTCCAAATGCTGCAGTGATTGCCACACCAACTTTGATTAATAGTTTAATTGGCTTAACAAAAGGAACATCACTAGCCTTTAATGCTGGAATTGTTGAAATGTTTGCCCAAGCACAGATTTTAGGTGGGTCAGATTATCGTTACTTTGAACGATATATTTCGGTCGCTCTAGTTTACTGGATTATCAGTATTATTATCGAACAAATTGGACGTTTAATTGAAAAGAAAATGGCTATTGAAACTCCCAAAATAAGCCAAGATACGATAACAGGAGACATTCGCTAA
- a CDS encoding amino acid ABC transporter ATP-binding protein translates to MIKITNLTKAFSGQKVLDGLNVTIKKGEVLALVGASGAGKSTFLRSLNYLEQSDYGSIAIDNFKVDFQNITKEEVLELRRKLAMVFQQFNLFERRTALENVKEGLKIVKKLSDEEATKIAKEELAKVGLSDRENHYPKHLSGGQKQRVALARALAMKPDILLLDEPTSALDPELVGEVEKSIADAAKAGQTMILVSHDMNFVYQVADKVLFLDKGRILEAGRPEEIFKHPKEARTKEFFANYAKTYI, encoded by the coding sequence ATGATTAAGATTACAAATTTAACAAAAGCATTCTCTGGTCAAAAGGTTCTAGATGGTTTAAATGTGACTATTAAAAAGGGTGAAGTCTTAGCTCTTGTTGGGGCATCTGGAGCGGGAAAATCAACGTTTTTACGTAGCTTGAATTATTTAGAGCAATCAGATTATGGTAGCATTGCTATCGATAATTTCAAAGTTGATTTTCAAAATATCACTAAAGAAGAAGTGCTTGAACTCCGTCGAAAACTGGCCATGGTTTTTCAGCAATTTAACCTTTTTGAACGCCGTACCGCACTTGAAAATGTCAAAGAAGGCTTAAAGATTGTCAAAAAACTATCAGATGAAGAGGCGACTAAGATTGCTAAAGAAGAATTAGCTAAAGTTGGCTTGTCTGATCGTGAGAATCATTATCCAAAACATTTATCTGGGGGTCAAAAACAGCGTGTAGCCTTAGCGCGAGCTCTTGCCATGAAACCTGATATTCTTCTTTTAGATGAACCTACTTCTGCCCTTGATCCAGAGTTGGTTGGAGAAGTGGAAAAATCAATTGCAGATGCTGCAAAAGCAGGACAAACCATGATTTTGGTGAGCCATGATATGAATTTTGTTTATCAAGTGGCTGATAAAGTTCTCTTTTTGGACAAGGGACGCATTCTTGAAGCTGGTCGACCGGAAGAGATTTTTAAACATCCCAAAGAAGCAAGAACCAAAGAATTCTTTGCAAATTATGCAAAAACGTATATTTAA
- a CDS encoding nicotinate phosphoribosyltransferase: MYQDDSLTLHTDLYQINMMQVYFDKGIHNRKAVFEVFFRKEPFSNGYAVFAGLQRMVEYLKNLRFTETDITYLEDLGYPADFIAYLKDFKLELTIRSAQEGDLVFANEPIVQVEGPLAQCQLVETALLNIVNFQTLIATKAARIRSVINDEPLLEFGSRRAQEMDAAIWGTRAAVIGGANATSNVRAGKMFDIPVSGTHAHALVQAYGDDYEAFMAYAGTHKDCVFLVDTYDTLRLGVPAAIRVANELGDKINFLGVRIDSGDMAYLSKKIREQLDAAGYPDAKIYASNDLDENTILNLKMQKAKIDVWGVGTKLITAYDQPALGAVYKIVSIEDENGVMQDTIKLSNNAEKVSTPGKKQVWRITSRERNKTEGDYITFTDTDVNQLDEVYMFHPTYTYINKTVKDFEAVPLLVDIFDKGELVYHLPTLAEIQDYARKEYDKLWDEYKRLLNPQDYPVDLSQEVWQNKMDLIDRIRKEAQQKGEVK, from the coding sequence ATGTATCAAGATGATAGTTTAACTCTCCACACAGATTTGTATCAAATTAACATGATGCAGGTTTATTTCGATAAAGGCATTCACAACCGCAAAGCGGTCTTTGAAGTCTTTTTCCGTAAAGAACCATTTTCAAATGGCTATGCTGTTTTTGCTGGTTTGCAACGTATGGTTGAATACCTTAAAAACCTTCGTTTTACAGAAACAGATATTACTTACTTAGAAGATTTAGGTTATCCAGCTGACTTCATCGCTTATTTGAAAGATTTTAAATTAGAATTAACCATTCGTTCAGCTCAAGAAGGTGACCTTGTTTTCGCTAATGAACCAATCGTCCAAGTGGAAGGACCTTTGGCACAATGTCAATTGGTTGAAACAGCTTTGCTTAACATCGTAAACTTCCAAACATTGATTGCCACAAAAGCTGCTCGTATCCGCTCAGTTATTAATGATGAACCATTGCTAGAATTTGGTAGCCGTCGTGCCCAAGAAATGGATGCAGCAATTTGGGGAACACGTGCTGCTGTAATCGGTGGTGCTAATGCTACATCAAATGTTCGTGCTGGTAAAATGTTTGATATTCCAGTGTCAGGAACACATGCACACGCTCTTGTTCAAGCTTACGGTGATGACTACGAAGCATTCATGGCTTACGCAGGCACTCACAAAGATTGCGTCTTTTTGGTTGATACTTATGATACACTTCGTTTGGGTGTTCCAGCAGCTATTCGTGTAGCCAATGAACTTGGTGACAAGATTAACTTTCTTGGAGTTCGTATTGACTCTGGTGATATGGCTTACTTGTCTAAAAAAATCCGCGAACAATTGGATGCTGCAGGTTACCCAGATGCTAAAATCTACGCTTCAAATGATTTGGATGAAAATACCATTCTTAACCTTAAGATGCAAAAAGCCAAAATTGACGTTTGGGGTGTTGGTACAAAACTTATCACAGCTTATGACCAACCAGCTCTTGGTGCTGTTTACAAAATTGTCTCAATCGAAGATGAAAATGGTGTGATGCAAGATACAATCAAGTTGTCAAATAACGCTGAAAAAGTGTCTACACCAGGTAAAAAACAAGTTTGGCGCATCACAAGTCGCGAAAGAAATAAAACAGAAGGTGATTACATCACTTTCACTGATACAGACGTTAACCAACTTGATGAAGTTTACATGTTCCACCCAACATACACTTACATCAATAAAACAGTAAAAGATTTTGAAGCTGTTCCTCTTCTTGTTGATATCTTTGATAAAGGTGAATTGGTTTACCATTTACCAACACTTGCTGAAATCCAAGATTATGCCCGCAAAGAATACGACAAACTTTGGGACGAATACAAACGTCTACTTAACCCACAAGATTATCCAGTTGATTTGTCACAAGAAGTTTGGCAAAACAAAATGGATCTTATCGACCGTATTCGCAAAGAAGCTCAACAAAAAGGAGAAGTGAAGTAA
- the mraY gene encoding phospho-N-acetylmuramoyl-pentapeptide-transferase, protein MFLSLIAGIVAFALTVFAMPHFIRIYQLKKIGGQQMHEDVKQHLTKAGTPTMGGTVFLTVAILVSLVFSFFIERQAGASMGATVGILMVLLIYGIVGFLDDFLKIFKQINEGLTPWQKMSLQIIGGLIFYFVHVRPSGTDDLNVFGFDLHLGVFYVLFVLFWIVGFSNAVNLTDGIDGLASISVAISLAAYGVIAIVQKQFDVLLIIVTMIGALFGFFVFNHKPAKIFMGDVGSLALGAMLAAISIALRQEWTLLIIGFVYVFETASVMLQVSYFKYTKKKYGEGRRIFRMTPFHHHLELGGLSGKSEKWSEWKVDAFLWSVGAIASILTLIFLYVL, encoded by the coding sequence ATGTTTTTAAGTTTAATTGCAGGTATTGTCGCCTTTGCCTTGACAGTATTTGCTATGCCGCATTTTATTCGTATTTATCAATTGAAAAAAATCGGTGGGCAACAAATGCACGAGGATGTCAAACAACATTTGACTAAAGCTGGAACACCAACAATGGGTGGGACAGTCTTTCTAACAGTTGCCATTCTTGTTAGTCTTGTCTTTAGTTTCTTTATCGAAAGACAAGCTGGTGCTTCAATGGGAGCAACTGTAGGAATTTTAATGGTTCTTTTGATTTATGGAATTGTTGGATTCCTTGATGATTTCTTGAAAATCTTTAAACAGATCAATGAAGGTTTGACACCTTGGCAAAAAATGAGTTTGCAAATTATTGGTGGTTTGATTTTCTATTTTGTTCACGTGCGTCCAAGTGGAACAGATGATTTGAATGTCTTTGGATTTGATTTACATCTAGGTGTTTTTTATGTTCTCTTTGTTCTTTTCTGGATTGTTGGATTTTCAAATGCAGTTAACTTGACTGATGGGATTGATGGTTTAGCTTCAATCTCAGTAGCTATTAGTTTAGCAGCTTATGGCGTTATCGCAATTGTTCAAAAACAATTTGATGTACTTTTGATTATTGTCACTATGATTGGTGCTTTGTTTGGTTTCTTTGTTTTCAATCACAAACCAGCTAAGATCTTCATGGGTGATGTGGGAAGCTTGGCATTGGGTGCGATGCTTGCTGCAATTTCAATTGCCCTTCGTCAAGAATGGACATTGCTAATCATTGGATTTGTTTACGTTTTTGAAACAGCTTCAGTAATGCTTCAAGTATCTTACTTCAAATACACTAAGAAAAAATATGGTGAAGGTCGTCGTATCTTCCGTATGACACCATTCCATCATCATTTGGAGCTTGGTGGTTTGTCTGGAAAATCAGAAAAATGGTCTGAATGGAAAGTTGATGCTTTCTTGTGGAGCGTTGGGGCTATCGCAAGCATCCTCACATTGATTTTCCTTTATGTCTTATAA
- a CDS encoding DEAD/DEAH box helicase translates to MSFNDFNFKPYIREALAELKFKNPTEVQQKLIPVVRSGRDLVGESKTGSGKTHTFLLPIFEKLDETSDNVQVVITAPSRELVTQIYQATKQIADKSETEIRVANYVGGTDKLRQIEKLKSSQPHIVIGTPGRIYDLVKSGNLEIHKAHTFVVDEADMTLDMGFLDTVDKIASTLPKDVQILVFSATIPQKLQPFLKKYLANPVMEKIKTTTVIADTIDNWLVSTKGRDKNAQILEITKALNPYLAMIFVNTKERADELHSYLVSNGLKVAKIHGGIPPRERKRTMNQIKKLSYEYIVATDLAARGIDIEGVSHVINDAIPQDLSFFVHRVGRTGRNGLNGIAITLYQPSDDSDIRELEKLGIKFVPKMLKNGEFQDTYDRDRRANREKSYQKLDTEMIGLVKKKKKKIKPGYKKKIQWKVDEKRKRERRAANRAKGRAERKARKQTF, encoded by the coding sequence ATGTCTTTTAACGATTTTAATTTTAAGCCCTACATCCGTGAGGCACTCGCAGAGCTTAAATTCAAAAATCCGACAGAAGTGCAACAAAAATTAATTCCCGTTGTACGTTCAGGTCGTGATCTGGTAGGTGAATCAAAAACTGGTTCAGGGAAAACACACACTTTCTTGCTACCAATCTTTGAAAAATTGGATGAAACAAGCGACAACGTCCAAGTTGTTATCACAGCACCAAGCCGTGAATTGGTAACACAAATCTATCAAGCTACAAAACAAATTGCAGATAAATCTGAAACAGAAATTCGTGTAGCAAATTATGTTGGTGGGACAGATAAACTTCGTCAAATTGAAAAACTAAAATCATCTCAACCACATATCGTCATCGGAACACCTGGTCGTATCTATGATTTGGTTAAATCTGGCAACCTTGAAATCCACAAGGCACACACTTTTGTAGTTGATGAAGCTGACATGACGCTTGATATGGGATTTCTTGATACGGTTGATAAGATTGCTAGCACATTGCCAAAAGATGTTCAAATTTTGGTCTTCTCAGCAACTATTCCACAAAAATTGCAACCGTTCTTGAAGAAATATTTGGCAAATCCTGTCATGGAAAAAATCAAGACAACAACAGTTATCGCAGATACCATCGATAACTGGTTGGTATCCACTAAGGGCCGTGATAAAAATGCTCAAATTTTGGAAATCACAAAAGCTCTTAACCCATATCTTGCTATGATTTTTGTGAACACCAAAGAACGTGCAGATGAATTGCACAGCTATCTTGTGTCAAATGGTTTGAAAGTCGCTAAAATCCATGGTGGTATTCCACCACGTGAACGTAAACGTACGATGAATCAAATCAAAAAATTGTCTTACGAATACATCGTGGCAACAGATTTGGCAGCGCGTGGGATTGATATTGAAGGGGTTAGTCACGTTATCAACGATGCGATTCCGCAAGATTTGTCATTCTTTGTTCACCGTGTTGGGCGTACAGGTCGTAATGGTTTGAATGGTATTGCCATCACGCTTTACCAACCAAGTGATGATTCAGATATTCGTGAACTTGAAAAATTGGGTATCAAATTCGTACCGAAAATGCTCAAAAATGGTGAATTCCAAGATACTTACGATCGTGATCGTCGTGCCAATCGTGAAAAATCATATCAAAAACTTGATACTGAGATGATTGGTTTGGTTAAGAAGAAAAAGAAAAAAATCAAACCTGGTTACAAGAAAAAAATTCAATGGAAAGTTGACGAAAAACGTAAACGTGAACGCCGTGCCGCTAATCGTGCTAAAGGCCGTGCAGAACGTAAAGCAAGAAAACAAACTTTCTAA